The window TTTTTAGGTCCTGGTTTCTAATTAGAATTAAGCTAAGTTTTGGTTGTCACTGATAGGGCCTGGCCCTAGAGGTTGTGTGTTCCTAATTTAATTGTTTTCAGTCAAGAATTCGAAAACCATTTCAAGGACACTGGATTCTGTTTAAATGCAAGAGAAAGGGTCAGCTGAATGTATGGAAGTGAATACTATTGACTAATCTAGTTTCCCCTATTTACGTAAGTAAGGTTTGGGTGTGGAGTGGTGGCTGCCCAGTGGGGGGCCATGCAAGCCTCGTCCTGTACTAAACTAAGCCTGGTTACAAGCCACTATTTGAATTTCTTATTCATTTTCTAAGTTCTATTTAATTCCTTTCTTTTCATATATGAGGTTTTCGAAAACTGATTTCTTGAAAAAATCCCAGCTGTAGAAATGTAAAAAGTGATATTACATTTCTGTGGCCAGTGTAAATGAGAGTAAGAAAAAAGCTACAGAAAATCAAATGGGTAGCTGAAGCTCTACGCAGGCAAAATCGACTGGTTCCTAGACACGGCTATCTGCTAGGCTAAACGATTAGATCCAGATGCTCTTCTCCTCCTACGCTTCTTCTGCCGGATCCTCCATATGCTTAGTAGCACTAGAACTCCTACATCAAAGGATACACAACACAATCAAATCGAAATCCAGAAACGTTTGAAAGTTAAAGCAGACTTGAAAGAAGTTGGGAATATTACCACTAGCTGCAACACCAGCAGGTACTATCCAGCGAGTAGCAACAAGAAATGACATGTCAATCTGCAAATTGAGGGCAAAATAATACAAACTTTTTAGTCCCTCTAGAACTGGcttagacaaaaaaaagaagctagaaGATAAGACGAAGTACCTCGTCTCTATTGAACAGGCCTCCGAGATACTTGCTCCTGGAAGAGCTTAGTTCACCTTCTTCCCTGGTTGATCTATAACGTGCTGGTCTTGTATTCTCCACTGTAGAATTCAAGCCTCGACCTAAATCAATGCCACGATAGCCGGGCAATCTACGGTTCCTTCCTCTGACGTGTAAGTTATATCCTTTAGTCCCCCATACTTCAAATCTGGAGTCGCCCTGACAGATTAGCTCCTTTCCGATCACAGAAGAGTATGTCGAAAAATTCACATCAGTTCTTCGAGACGGCAGTTGCTTCTCGTCTGTGGTTACGGGTGAATATCTCTTAGAAAACTTCGAGAAAAGCACGGGGTCTTTGATGTTTGAACTGGTGAAATCTAGCATTTTCTTCAGGAGCCAGTAGCAGTTGGTGACCATGTGGCTACTGTCCAGGCAATTTGAGTCTCCATATACACCAACTCGGCCATCACCAATCGACAAAAGCCCAAGAACAGCAGGGTCTTCCTGTAAATAGAGCAGAATATTACATAAAACTATGCAATTCAACCAAAGAAGAGCAAGGCAGTACTAAGAAACGAAGAAAAGTTGTTTCTCATTACCTTCGAGGACCCTGTTAGCAGCAGATTCTGTGTGGCACCACTCTCAGAGCTGTCCAGTAAAGGAAAACTGTGCATAAACCCACCAGCAGGAAACCTGACAATGTTCGTTCCAGAAGCATATCGACTCTGCTCACCGTCAATACTGAAATCCCCATTCAGAATCTTGTCTCCAAACGCAATTCCAAATGACGCAAGAAGGTTATTCAGTGCGGGAATATTTGCACCTCCGGTGACTGGAGTCCACCAACTGCGTGTGTTATCGTCGAAGAATCTCATTTTCACCATGGTATCAACATTATACCACTCAGCAAACACAATTAGACCCAATCCTGTATTGATGACGTCATATCTGAGTTTTTCAATTTCTTCTGGAAAGTATTCATCTTCAAGGTCAACCATCAAAAGAGTTCCATATTGCTGAGCATCGAAACATGTAAGGGGAGAACCAAGAGTCTCGATATAGTACCCAGCATCACGTAACATGTTGAACATGATGTGATAGTTTGTATGCAGGTGATCACCATGCCAATCAAGAATGTCATTGCGGACATCCAAAGAGTCTCTTGGAATATACCCTGGAGGATATTTGATGCTGTGAAATTGATCCCACAATATACGTTTCGCTCGTGGTGGGGTGGGAATAACTTTCAGTTTCAACTGAAGAGTGCAAGTGCTTCTTCTAGGCCCAGTTTCTCCAGGGGCTGGTGGGCTATAGACTTTCACAGTTACATTACCCTCTATTTCACCTGTGAATTGTGCACCTTCTTCCTTGATCTGCATGTGTATAGCTAGATAACCAGTCCAGGGCCATATGACATCTGGGTACTTAAAGTGAATGCTCAGAAGATTTCCTTCCTCGTTTGCAGCATGCCATGTTGGTGAACCTTCAATGTAGCCAATGACACCCATACCATTTAGAATTGTCGTGTTGAAAATGACAGGCATAGCACCCGCATAGAGTGACTGACGACAAAAGGGCCAGGAATATGGACAATCATTATAGTCAAGAATGCTTGGGAAAATGCTTGCTCGGGGGTGGTAGCTCTTTAGAATTTCATATGATTCTAATCTGACAAAAGAGGAAAATTAGAGACTACAAAAATTAAGgaaataagaagaaaataataaggATGAATCCAATGGTGATTACCAATGAGGGTAAGTTAACTTACAAATCAACTCTTCCTGCACCCTGCTCATACATATTAGGACCTGAAAGCTTAGCAGCACCTTCGACCAACGCCTGCTTCATGCTTGCTGGATTTAGCAGGTCCTTCCTACTAGCTTCAGGAATAACACTTACAAGAAGGCAAACAATACCAGCAACAACAGGACTGGCCACACTTGTTCCAGACAAGCTTTTACAACCAGTGCTAATCTTGGACCCCATAATTTCACGGCCATATGCAACCACATCTGGTTTGACACGGCCATATCTGTAAGCCATTTTTTTAAGTTAGGAGCTGGATGAAAACAAGCATTTTATATCTCTACAACTGCAGAGTTTGTAAAACGGAAATGTAGAAGCAGCAAAGAAAGCAGTACCCATGAGGAATCTCCCAGGTGCTCATCCCACGAGATGAAAATGAAGCTATGTGATCATCATAGTCAATACCACCGACACCAATGACATCACTCTGGTCAGCCGGATTATTTAACGTTCCGTAAAGTGGCCCATCATTTCCAATTGCTGAGACCATAATGATATTGCTGGCTGTTATTTCCCATACCTGTTCAAAGTTAATCAGCACCTCTAGAACACGGTACTGTTCATATATCTCCAGAGAAACACCCCGGCTCTTGACTCAACAGgataataaaaactttaacCAAGAGATTAGGCAACCATTACCTTCTCTACAAAAGGCAGATCTAAGTAGTCCGGTCCCCCAATGCTCAAATTCAATACATCCATATCTGTTGCTATGGCATAATTGAAAGCGTCAAGAAACCATGAGGTGTACGATACCTGCAACAAGCTGAGCGCAAATTTCTCATAACCTATTTGATTAAGATAACTTGCATAACTGGGAAAACAATGCAAGAGAGGACAAAGAGAAAAGGTAGAAACTCATATATAAAACGGTCAATTATACTATATTGAGGAAAATAGAGATCAACGTGTAGGGCTCTGTAACCATTATTAATATCTTAGCAATTGCATCATGAGTGAGTAAGATTTAGTTGAGGAAGACACGTATCTGATGCGTGATCATGCATTACCTGGTTATCTGTGAACACTCGGAAGGCATAGATCTCCGTGTCTGAGGCAAAACCAAGACATTCTGAATTTTGACCAGCAATAACACCCGCAACAAATGTTCCATGCCCCAGGTTGTCATTCAAAGTGTCCTCATTTGTCCAATTTGTACGCTCCTGAAAGTTACTGCGTTAATACCAGCTTCAGAGCTTAACAAGACAATTAGAATCTCAAAGACAAACTACTAGCTTTAAACACTACAGCTCTTTATCTAAAATCTTTGAGCAATTCTATGGTACTTTTATTAGTTTCTTCAACCTTGATGTTACGGAAATGGGGATGGTCAGCTCTTATTCCAGTATCAAATATAGCCATTTTGACTTTAGCACCAGTGTACCCCTTCTTCCAGAGAACATCTGCTCCAAACATGGACGTCACTTGAGTCttctgaaacattaaaaaaaaagtgtaacTCGTAAAAAGAAACTCACTTTCAATTTACGAATGCTACACTATTATAGTCGCATTAAGTGAGCAAACAAAAAAAGCAGATAATAATATAACTTTGACAATCTCTCTCTCACTTGAGCAAGAAGACGCCTTGATGACGTGGCGTTACTAGAATGATCAGCACCTCCTTCGAAAGACATGGAAGTGAAGATCTTCCCCGGAAGCTTCTCCCCGTCGCGAAAAGATCCCCCAAGCAAAACTCTCTGGTACCTAAACTCCACGCTCACGTCTTTCACCATCGCCAGCCTCTCAATCTCTCCAACGACGGCCTCTCTCCCGCTCTCCTCGATCCACAGAACGCCGAAGTCCGTCGGATACTTCGCCGCCGGGTTATTCCTCTCGATCCACCCCCAACCGCCGGATCGGACCTCCGATTCGAGGTAAATCCGATGAGTCTCCGCCGGCTCGTAGTGCTTGAATCGGATTATGTAGCTTGCGTGCGTCGCAATCTCGGACTCGGAGTGAGTTGCGTGCTGCGGGTTGAGACGGAGACGCCAGAAGAGGAAAACGGAGAGGAGAACGACGAGGATGGAGGATCTGCAGGCAGATGAAGAAGCTTCTGCGAGGAGCATCTTCATGGAGATGGTTGGATCAGCGAGATTCGCAGACGCACATGCCGTAGCTGGAGAAAGTGCTTCTTCACTCCTATgatagttttgatttttctgGTCGCTGCAGAATGATGAACCAACACGGAAGAGTTGGTGGAGTGAGTGACTTTTGAACCGGTTGGTTCAGCTTCAGCCAGAACAAACCGACTGGTTTGTCAATTGTCAGGTGCATAAAATTCCGGTTGTTTCCGGTTTATTGGGTGATAACTTTGCTTAAAATCTCATATAAGtgttttctcaattaatatgcatatttattaataaatgtgaTTTGAACCTTAGACTGTGAGTATTAATAAAAATGTCTAATTAAACTATTAGACTAAAAGGTCATTCTATAAAATGCATCTTAGTGTGCTACAGAGAAATGATTGGTAAGTTTTTTGGTGGTGAGTGTTGTTTCATTCTATAAAATGCATTTTTGCTGTAGCAATCAtgctttatttaaaaaaaactgaacttacagccaaaaaattagaaaaaaaatatattatttctggAAATCAAGTTTTCTACCCTATTTATTTAGTGCTTTGGATGTCTTTGGAAATAAatctatagaaaaaaaaaataaatctacaaCTAAGAAATTCACAACCTAATTTATAAAGTGAAAAATGTAAAGTTACAGCACCAACCAATATGGTCCAAAATGGTTATAAAATGTATGATTGGTTTGAACTCAATATGTAGATTAACATCTAAATGTTGATTTGGTTTAACCGGATTTTGATTTTGCTTGGAAAGGAAGAGTCAGCTTGTGGGCCCACTCATCCAGCGCCTATCTATGGGCTTCTGGCCCACGAAAGCAACCAAATTTACAAAGTTGACGTGATTTTACGGTTTTACAAAGTCAACTCCGGTTTAGATAAACTAAGCGAATCAGCAGTTGCCACGTGTTAAATCCACGAAGGCGCTATTCTTAGGCCAGTCGTTGAACATTGTAGTTCCCGTGAGTGTGAGAGGTTGTTTGTTTCTCCGAAGATATTTTTTTGCTTCGGTAAGCCCTTCCCACTCTTCTTCCCACCTTGAGACTCTCCTTTATCACTTCACCTTCGCCGCGTAAGAATGGCGGCTGTAGAGAGCCTACCTCCCGGAACGCCGTCTGCGATGAGGAACGCTTTCGGGACCGTTCTGTCAGCTCTGATCCTCGTCCTCATTGGTGTCCTCGCTTTCTCGATCCGACTCTTCTCCGTGAGTTCCACTCACCTCTCTGCTCGTTTGATTCATTCCCAGTGCTTTACAATCCGCTAGGCTCTAGATCGGGTTACACTAGTTTAGATCCGATTATTCTGGATCCGATCTCATCATCTGCTGTTTTATCGGTGTTCATCCAAAGCTTGCATCTGCGTCTTATCTCTACTTTGAATTAAGAGAATGCTTGGGATGAGGCTAATtgtgatttgaatttatatatgttatacgTATCGGTGTTTAATTATTCTGTTTGGTAACGTTCACTGATTTTTCTTTTCAGGTGATAAAGTATGAAAGTGTGATTCATGAGTTTGATCCTTACTTCAATTATAGAGTCACTCAGGTTCCCTCTCTTTTCTTTATATCCAGGTTATAATTAGTTTTTGCTGTGTGGGCGAGTTTAATTTATcatgttttttgtttatttcagTTCTTATCGAAGAATGGAATATACGAATTCTGGAATTGGTTTGATGATCGGACCTGGTAATTTTAGAATCAGAAATTTGGTCTATTTTCTTTGATATCTTCAATAGTGTTTTTACtaatttggtttgattttaGGTATCCTCTTGGCCGTGTGATTGGAGGAACTGTTTACCCTGGCTTAACATTGACTGCTGGAACTATCTGGTGGTGAGTGTAGtttcaattatttgataaaacgTATGGGGTcagtttaaaaatttaataactaCATCTATCTGCCACAGGGTCTTGAATGCAATAAACATTCCTCTGTCAGTAGAGACTGTTTGTGTCTTCACTGCACCTGTGTTTTCTGCTTTTGCATCATGGGCGACTTACCTTTTGACCAAGGTTTATCCCTTGTCGAACGTGATCTCTTTAGTAAATTCCTGAACCAGTTGATCAAACAGTATCTTTTTGTGTTGTAACAGGAAGTTAAGGGTTCCGGTGCAGGATTAGCAGCCGCTGCTCTTTTGGCCATGGTATGTTATTCAGTTGATATACGTGGCATTTTTCTTCAAGTGATGTTTCGAAAAAAGCTATCAACAGCAAACCTTAAGTTCCTAGAACATCATGGTTGCGACCTTTAATATGTTTTTGCTTAGTTAGTTAATTCCATGTAACTATTTAGCATTGGTAAATCGTTTAGTGGAAATTGCTAGAAAAGTCCATTGATGCGCTTCCCTCATATAACTATTTAActgttttgtttttctgttttttcCTACTAAATGTTTATCTTTGCAGGTTCCCTCTTATATATCCCGGTCTGTAGCTGGGAGCTACGACAACGAAGCTGTTGCCATTTTTGCTTTGATCTTCACTTTTTATCTTTACATAAaggtaaagtttttttttaatttttatta of the Brassica rapa cultivar Chiifu-401-42 chromosome A03, CAAS_Brap_v3.01, whole genome shotgun sequence genome contains:
- the LOC103856389 gene encoding subtilisin-like protease SBT6.1 isoform X2; protein product: MKMLLAEASSSACRSSILVVLLSVFLFWRLRLNPQHATHSESEIATHASYIIRFKHYEPAETHRIYLESEVRSGGWGWIERNNPAAKYPTDFGVLWIEESGREAVVGEIERLAMVKDVSVEFRYQRVLLGGSFRDGEKLPGKIFTSMSFEGGADHSSNATSSRRLLAQTQVTSMFGADVLWKKGYTGAKVKMAIFDTGIRADHPHFRNIKERTNWTNEDTLNDNLGHGTFVAGVIAGQNSECLGFASDTEIYAFRVFTDNQVSYTSWFLDAFNYAIATDMDVLNLSIGGPDYLDLPFVEKVWEITASNIIMVSAIGNDGPLYGTLNNPADQSDVIGVGGIDYDDHIASFSSRGMSTWEIPHGYGRVKPDVVAYGREIMGSKISTGCKSLSGTSVASPVVAGIVCLLVSVIPEASRKDLLNPASMKQALVEGAAKLSGPNMYEQGAGRVDLLESYEILKSYHPRASIFPSILDYNDCPYSWPFCRQSLYAGAMPVIFNTTILNGMGVIGYIEGSPTWHAANEEGNLLSIHFKYPDVIWPWTGYLAIHMQIKEEGAQFTGEIEGNVTVKVYSPPAPGETGPRRSTCTLQLKLKVIPTPPRAKRILWDQFHSIKYPPGYIPRDSLDVRNDILDWHGDHLHTNYHIMFNMLRDAGYYIETLGSPLTCFDAQQYGTLLMVDLEDEYFPEEIEKLRYDVINTGLGLIVFAEWYNVDTMVKMRFFDDNTRSWWTPVTGGANIPALNNLLASFGIAFGDKILNGDFSIDGEQSRYASGTNIVRFPAGGFMHSFPLLDSSESGATQNLLLTGSSKEDPAVLGLLSIGDGRVGVYGDSNCLDSSHMVTNCYWLLKKMLDFTSSNIKDPVLFSKFSKRYSPVTTDEKQLPSRRTDVNFSTYSSVIGKELICQGDSRFEVWGTKGYNLHVRGRNRRLPGYRGIDLGRGLNSTVENTRPARYRSTREEGELSSSRSKYLGGLFNRDEIDMSFLVATRWIVPAGVAASGVLVLLSIWRIRQKKRRRRRASGSNRLA
- the LOC103856389 gene encoding subtilisin-like protease SBT6.1 isoform X1, with the translated sequence MKMLLAEASSSACRSSILVVLLSVFLFWRLRLNPQHATHSESEIATHASYIIRFKHYEPAETHRIYLESEVRSGGWGWIERNNPAAKYPTDFGVLWIEESGREAVVGEIERLAMVKDVSVEFRYQRVLLGGSFRDGEKLPGKIFTSMSFEGGADHSSNATSSRRLLAQKTQVTSMFGADVLWKKGYTGAKVKMAIFDTGIRADHPHFRNIKERTNWTNEDTLNDNLGHGTFVAGVIAGQNSECLGFASDTEIYAFRVFTDNQVSYTSWFLDAFNYAIATDMDVLNLSIGGPDYLDLPFVEKVWEITASNIIMVSAIGNDGPLYGTLNNPADQSDVIGVGGIDYDDHIASFSSRGMSTWEIPHGYGRVKPDVVAYGREIMGSKISTGCKSLSGTSVASPVVAGIVCLLVSVIPEASRKDLLNPASMKQALVEGAAKLSGPNMYEQGAGRVDLLESYEILKSYHPRASIFPSILDYNDCPYSWPFCRQSLYAGAMPVIFNTTILNGMGVIGYIEGSPTWHAANEEGNLLSIHFKYPDVIWPWTGYLAIHMQIKEEGAQFTGEIEGNVTVKVYSPPAPGETGPRRSTCTLQLKLKVIPTPPRAKRILWDQFHSIKYPPGYIPRDSLDVRNDILDWHGDHLHTNYHIMFNMLRDAGYYIETLGSPLTCFDAQQYGTLLMVDLEDEYFPEEIEKLRYDVINTGLGLIVFAEWYNVDTMVKMRFFDDNTRSWWTPVTGGANIPALNNLLASFGIAFGDKILNGDFSIDGEQSRYASGTNIVRFPAGGFMHSFPLLDSSESGATQNLLLTGSSKEDPAVLGLLSIGDGRVGVYGDSNCLDSSHMVTNCYWLLKKMLDFTSSNIKDPVLFSKFSKRYSPVTTDEKQLPSRRTDVNFSTYSSVIGKELICQGDSRFEVWGTKGYNLHVRGRNRRLPGYRGIDLGRGLNSTVENTRPARYRSTREEGELSSSRSKYLGGLFNRDEIDMSFLVATRWIVPAGVAASGVLVLLSIWRIRQKKRRRRRASGSNRLA
- the LOC103856389 gene encoding subtilisin-like protease SBT6.1 isoform X3 codes for the protein MFGADVLWKKGYTGAKVKMAIFDTGIRADHPHFRNIKERTNWTNEDTLNDNLGHGTFVAGVIAGQNSECLGFASDTEIYAFRVFTDNQVSYTSWFLDAFNYAIATDMDVLNLSIGGPDYLDLPFVEKVWEITASNIIMVSAIGNDGPLYGTLNNPADQSDVIGVGGIDYDDHIASFSSRGMSTWEIPHGYGRVKPDVVAYGREIMGSKISTGCKSLSGTSVASPVVAGIVCLLVSVIPEASRKDLLNPASMKQALVEGAAKLSGPNMYEQGAGRVDLLESYEILKSYHPRASIFPSILDYNDCPYSWPFCRQSLYAGAMPVIFNTTILNGMGVIGYIEGSPTWHAANEEGNLLSIHFKYPDVIWPWTGYLAIHMQIKEEGAQFTGEIEGNVTVKVYSPPAPGETGPRRSTCTLQLKLKVIPTPPRAKRILWDQFHSIKYPPGYIPRDSLDVRNDILDWHGDHLHTNYHIMFNMLRDAGYYIETLGSPLTCFDAQQYGTLLMVDLEDEYFPEEIEKLRYDVINTGLGLIVFAEWYNVDTMVKMRFFDDNTRSWWTPVTGGANIPALNNLLASFGIAFGDKILNGDFSIDGEQSRYASGTNIVRFPAGGFMHSFPLLDSSESGATQNLLLTGSSKEDPAVLGLLSIGDGRVGVYGDSNCLDSSHMVTNCYWLLKKMLDFTSSNIKDPVLFSKFSKRYSPVTTDEKQLPSRRTDVNFSTYSSVIGKELICQGDSRFEVWGTKGYNLHVRGRNRRLPGYRGIDLGRGLNSTVENTRPARYRSTREEGELSSSRSKYLGGLFNRDEIDMSFLVATRWIVPAGVAASGVLVLLSIWRIRQKKRRRRRASGSNRLA
- the LOC103856389 gene encoding subtilisin-like protease SBT6.1 isoform X4, whose protein sequence is MTTWGMEHLLRVLLLVKIQNVLVLPQTRRSMPSECSQITSLLQVSYTSWFLDAFNYAIATDMDVLNLSIGGPDYLDLPFVEKVWEITASNIIMVSAIGNDGPLYGTLNNPADQSDVIGVGGIDYDDHIASFSSRGMSTWEIPHGYGRVKPDVVAYGREIMGSKISTGCKSLSGTSVASPVVAGIVCLLVSVIPEASRKDLLNPASMKQALVEGAAKLSGPNMYEQGAGRVDLLESYEILKSYHPRASIFPSILDYNDCPYSWPFCRQSLYAGAMPVIFNTTILNGMGVIGYIEGSPTWHAANEEGNLLSIHFKYPDVIWPWTGYLAIHMQIKEEGAQFTGEIEGNVTVKVYSPPAPGETGPRRSTCTLQLKLKVIPTPPRAKRILWDQFHSIKYPPGYIPRDSLDVRNDILDWHGDHLHTNYHIMFNMLRDAGYYIETLGSPLTCFDAQQYGTLLMVDLEDEYFPEEIEKLRYDVINTGLGLIVFAEWYNVDTMVKMRFFDDNTRSWWTPVTGGANIPALNNLLASFGIAFGDKILNGDFSIDGEQSRYASGTNIVRFPAGGFMHSFPLLDSSESGATQNLLLTGSSKEDPAVLGLLSIGDGRVGVYGDSNCLDSSHMVTNCYWLLKKMLDFTSSNIKDPVLFSKFSKRYSPVTTDEKQLPSRRTDVNFSTYSSVIGKELICQGDSRFEVWGTKGYNLHVRGRNRRLPGYRGIDLGRGLNSTVENTRPARYRSTREEGELSSSRSKYLGGLFNRDEIDMSFLVATRWIVPAGVAASGVLVLLSIWRIRQKKRRRRRASGSNRLA